The Nocardioides ochotonae genome segment TCGTTCGCCAGCTCCGGCTGCGCGACATCGGCGGCATCATCGTCGTCGACTTCATCGACATGGTCCTGGAGTCCAACCGCGACCTCGTCCTGCGCCGCCTGGTCGAGTGCCTGGGTCGCGACCGCACCCGTCACCAGGTCGCCGAGGTCACCTCGCTCGGCCTGGTGCAGATGACGCGCAAGCGGATCGGCACCGGCCTCGTCGAGGCGTTCAGCGAGAACTGCGAGCACTGCCACGGCCGTGGCGTCGTGATCCAGGACCAGCCGGTCGAGCCCCGCAAGGGCGGCGGTGACGACGACTCGCGTGGCCGCGGTGGCCGCAAGCGCAGCGGCAAGGGTCGCGGCGGCGAGGACAGCGGCGACCAGGGCTCGCGCCAGTCGGACAAGTCCGCCACCCCGCAGCCCGCGCCGACCCCCAAGGACGTCGCTGCGATGGCTCGTCCCGAGAACGCCGAGGCCGCTGCGGTCGAGGTTGAGTCGGCCGCGCCGGCCGCGCCCGCCGCCGAGGCGACGGACGCGGGCACCGAGGCGACCCAGGACGCCCCGGCAGCCGCCGAGAAGGCCCCGCAGGTGACCCAGCGCCAGCGCCGCGAGCGTCGCCCCCGCCGGGAGACCGCGCCGGCCCCCGAGCAGGTCACCGAGCCGGTCGCGGAGGCCCCGCAGCCGGTCGTGGAGGCCCCGCAGCCGACCGAGACGCCCGCCCCGCAGGCTCCGGCCGAGCCACAGGCGCCCAAGGTGGTCACCCGCACCCGCCGGCGTACCGCGACCCGTCCGGCCGGGTCCCCGGCCGTGGTGACGACCCCTGTCGCCCCGATCATCGCGGCGCCGCCGGCCCCGCTGCCGACGGCGGCGTCGCTCAGCACGCCGGAGCCGCCGAAGGTGATCACCCGCACGCGCACCCGCAGCGTCAACCGGCCCGCCGGCCCGCCGAGTGAGGTCACGTCGCAGTCCGGGGGCACCGAGGGCGAGGCCGAGGCGTCCGTCGAGCACGTCCCGGTGAAGAAGAAGGGCAAGCGCTGAGCCAGCGGCTCCGCATGAGCCCTCAACCCTGAGCCATCCTTGGCGTCCTGCCCCCGCTTCCGACCCGGAAGCGGGGGCAGGGTGCGTCGCGGGGTAAGGTACGGGGGTCGGTGCTGGGTCCGAGAGCTCGTGAGCGGACCGGACCCTGTCCGACAGGCACCCGCGTTTTGCGGTGGCTGCCGAGCGTCCGTAGTATTGACCCTCGGTGCGTTCACACGTGCCGCGGCCCTGTGTGGCAGCCCCACCGCGACCTGGCCCAAGGCCAGTGGCGGGGTGCGCAGGAAGCCCCAGCCGGCCGACGTAGACAAGTACGCACCAACCGAAGCAGTAACGACGAAGGAGACCGCGGTGTACGCGATCGTGCGCGCAGGCGCCAAGCAGCAGAAGGTTGCCGTGGGCGACGTCATCGAGATCGACAAGATCTCGACCGAGGTGGGCCAGACCGTGACCCTGCCCGTCGTCCTCGCGGTCGACGGCGAGACGGTGACGTCCGACGCCGCCGCTCTGGACAAGGCGTCCGTGACCGCTGAGGTCCTCGGCGCCACCAAGGGCCCGAAGATCATCATCCAGAAGTACAAGAACAAGACCGGCTACAAGAAGCGCCAGGGTCACCGCCAGAAGTACACCCAGGTCAAGGTCACCGACATCTCCCTCTGAGCCCCCGGCTCCGAGCAGGCCCGACACGAACACAAGGATCACGACATGGCACACAAGAAGGGCGCGGCGTCCACCAAGAACGGCCGCGACTCCAACTCCCAGCGCCTCGGTGTCAAGCGATACGGTGGCCAGCTGGTCAACGCCGGTGAGATCATCGTGCGCCAGCGTGGCACCCACTTCCACCCGGGCGCCGGCGTCGGCCGTGGTGGCGACGACACGCTCTTCGCGCTGATCCCCGGTGCGGTCGAGTTCGGCACCCGTCGCGGTCGCCGGGTCGTCAACATCGTCGCGGGCGAGTGACCTGACGCTCGCGCGCAGCAAGACCTTGTGAAAGGGCGTCCCGGTCCCCGGGGCGCCCTTTCACTGTTCCACAGCACCTCCGGCGTGGCGGGCCGCGATCACGCGGCCCCGCGCCACCAGCTCCACCCCAGACCTTTTGAGTAGGCGGTAAGACCCATGGCAGTTCCGACCTTCGTGGATCGGGTGACGCTGCACGTCAGCGCCGGTCGTGGCGGGCACGGTGTGGCCTCGGTCCACCGCGAGAAGTTCAAGCCCCTCGGTGGCCCCGACGGCGGCAACGGCGGCCCCGGCGGCTCGGTGATCCTGCGTGTCGACCCCTCGGTCACCACCCTCATCGACTACCACCACAGCCCCCGCCGGCGTGCCGAGAACGGCGGGCACGGCGCGGGCGACTTCCGCAACGGCGCGCACGGCAGCGACCTGGTGCTCCCGGTGCCGGACGGCACCGTGGTGAGCATCCGCGGTGGCGAGGTGCTCGCCGACATGGTGGGCGCCGGCACCGAGCTGATCATCGCCCAGGGCGGCCGCGGCGGGCTCGGCAACGCCGCGCTGGCCTCCTCCAAGCGCAAGGCCCCCGGCTTCGCGCTGCTCGGCGAGCCCGGCGAGGAGGTCGAGATCGCCCTCGAGCTCAAGGTCGTCGCCGACATCGGCCTCGTGGGCTTCCCGAGCGCCGGCAAGTCCAGCCTGATCGCCGCGATCTCCCGGGCCCGTCCCAAGATCGCCGACTACCCGTTCACGACGCTGGTGCCGAACCTCGGCGTCGTCCGCGCCGGCGACACGATCTTCACCGTCGCCGACGTGCCTGGCCTGATCGAGGGCGCCAGCGAGGGCCGCGGCCTGGGCCACGAGTTCCTGCGCCATGTCGAGCGCTGCGCCGCGCTGGTCCACGTCATCGACACCGCGAGCATCGAGCCCGGCCGCAACCCGGTCGACGACCTCGACGTGATCGAGAACGAGCTGAGCCGCTACGGCGGGCTCGAGGACCGCCCGCGCCTGGTCGCGATGAACAAGATCGACGTCCCCGACGGGCGCGACCTCGCCGACATCACCATCGAGGAGCTCCGCGCGCGCGGCCTGCGGGTCTTCCCCGTCTCCGCGGCGTCGGGGGAGGGGCTCAAGGAGCTCACCTTCGCGATGGCCGAGATCGTGGCCGCGACCCGTGCCGCCCAGCCGGCCGTCGAGGCCGAGCGCATCGTGCTGCGCCCGCGCAGTGTCGACGGTGGCGACGACTTCACCATCACCTCGACCCCGGACGGCTGGCGGGTGCGCGGCTCGAAGCCGGAGCGCTGGGTGCGCCAGACCGACTTCAGCAACGACGAGGCCGTGGGCTTCCTCGGCGACCGGCTCAACCGACTCGGTGTCGAGACCCGGCTGGCC includes the following:
- the rplU gene encoding 50S ribosomal protein L21 yields the protein MYAIVRAGAKQQKVAVGDVIEIDKISTEVGQTVTLPVVLAVDGETVTSDAAALDKASVTAEVLGATKGPKIIIQKYKNKTGYKKRQGHRQKYTQVKVTDISL
- the rpmA gene encoding 50S ribosomal protein L27, producing the protein MAHKKGAASTKNGRDSNSQRLGVKRYGGQLVNAGEIIVRQRGTHFHPGAGVGRGGDDTLFALIPGAVEFGTRRGRRVVNIVAGE
- the obgE gene encoding GTPase ObgE is translated as MAVPTFVDRVTLHVSAGRGGHGVASVHREKFKPLGGPDGGNGGPGGSVILRVDPSVTTLIDYHHSPRRRAENGGHGAGDFRNGAHGSDLVLPVPDGTVVSIRGGEVLADMVGAGTELIIAQGGRGGLGNAALASSKRKAPGFALLGEPGEEVEIALELKVVADIGLVGFPSAGKSSLIAAISRARPKIADYPFTTLVPNLGVVRAGDTIFTVADVPGLIEGASEGRGLGHEFLRHVERCAALVHVIDTASIEPGRNPVDDLDVIENELSRYGGLEDRPRLVAMNKIDVPDGRDLADITIEELRARGLRVFPVSAASGEGLKELTFAMAEIVAATRAAQPAVEAERIVLRPRSVDGGDDFTITSTPDGWRVRGSKPERWVRQTDFSNDEAVGFLGDRLNRLGVETRLAKMGAQEGDAVIIGAEDNSVVFDFRPGIDAGAEMLGRRGEDQRFEESRPAAGRRREIDELMPERGENETRADVARRLDAERNSSGIGPMSYEIGSQDDPDWAEKDPGE